TTTTGCTGGTGTGTACGAGTTACCCTGCATAGTACATAACTCAAGCATTTCGTGACAAAACCGTTGCTATATTTTATAGTATCCACAGTGAATCATTCAGCTGATAGCATAATCTTCCCCAGAGGAACATTtgatcttataaatatatagtagaaCTTCCTTCTTACCTTCCCCATACGACCAATCATTGCAAAGCCAGCTGTTATAGCCTACAACATCGAAGTAAgtcaaaatttaatttctaaCTCTTGATTTTAAAGCAAAGGAACATGTGCAAAGAAACTAACCGTTAATGGACCAAGTGTCAGACTTAAAGGAACTGTTCCATCTCCTGAACAAGTTTAACCAAACATATAGTAAGGAAAATGAAAAGAAGATGATACTGTCAAAAAGCCATTAAGGATTGGGCTAAAACAGAAGGACAAACCGACCATATTTCTCGGCCAGATACTTGATGATTGCATCTGATTCATACATGGACACTCCAGTATTTGGATCaacctattaaaaaaaaaacttatttctTACTGAGTAAAGAGGCAAGATCATAGATAGAAAAAACATTAAggttaaaaaaaagagaagaaagacaaACCATGTATGGAAACTGTTGTTTGCCACCCATCTGATTAACCTTGGGGCGGAAATTAGGACTTCCTCTTGGACAAGGATAGTATAGAATATCAAGATCCAACACTGCAACCATTTCCCTGACCTGCAAAAAAAATCTCCACATCAGTAAACTTTACCGCAAGTTTGTTGCAGTACAATGAAGAATAACACAAAGAAAGACACACACATATTTAACTAAAGGAGACTGAGAACAAAAGAGGAAAAGCTATAAGGAGAAGGAAATCATCAGAATGTTGGCTAATTGGTGAAACATATAAAGACAATGACAGAGAGTTTACCTTGCGACAGAAGGGACATCTTCACATACCGGAAATGGAGAAAAATATTAACTCAGTATCAAGTGAAAATGGATTAACACACACATTGAATATCTATATAGAGCGTAAACATACCCTTCAAACTCGTAAATCTCGATGGGTTTCTCGGGACGAGGCCCAAGCTTTGAGCTTTCCTTTACAGTGATCCCTACACTTACCAATCATCAATCAATCATATACTCAAAAAGTCCAAAGCTTTTAGGGGAACTGAGCACAAATGAATCATAGAGTCGAAAGCtttgagtaaaaaaaaaagtaaatgtaaaaaaaaaaggtcttTTACCGCCGAGACGAAACGCGTACTGGTCAGATGGAACCTCGTCCTCGGACACGAAAGAAGCAGAGTACCCAGAGACGAAAACGCCGGTGCCGAAGCGGAAAAGCAGCCCGATGGAAGCACCCAAGACGTCGAAGAGCTTTCCGGGTTTGACGGCGAAGCGCTGCGGCTCCGGGGGCTTGAAACCTGGAGGAGCGGTGAATACTACGGAGTCGCCGGATTTGGTGGAGACCGAAGCTGAATCGGAAGGTTCGGAGGAAGCTTTGACCATGATTGGGGTCCTTCGGATTGATCTGCTTCGGGGAGAAGAAACCGGTAAGAGGCTCGGAGGGAGGATAGTGTTCGCAAGTATCCCCGCCatcgattttttttcttcttgcttctttcttcttttttttttgttgattaaatttgtttttgtgtgtCACTCGTCTCACTGCGAGTTCTGATTTTTGGGTAATGGATTAGATAGATATAAATGGGCCTACCTTTTAGcccattatatatttaatttgacaGTAAACTATATAGATGGGTCTACTTTAGAACCTTAAAGCCTTCTGAGATTGAGTTTGTAATATTTGGAATTTCTAAGCT
The sequence above is drawn from the Raphanus sativus cultivar WK10039 chromosome 7, ASM80110v3, whole genome shotgun sequence genome and encodes:
- the LOC108818202 gene encoding uncharacterized protein LOC108818202, whose amino-acid sequence is MAGILANTILPPSLLPVSSPRSRSIRRTPIMVKASSEPSDSASVSTKSGDSVVFTAPPGFKPPEPQRFAVKPGKLFDVLGASIGLLFRFGTGVFVSGYSASFVSEDEVPSDQYAFRLGGITVKESSKLGPRPEKPIEIYEFEGCPFCRKVREMVAVLDLDILYYPCPRGSPNFRPKVNQMGGKQQFPYMVDPNTGVSMYESDAIIKYLAEKYGDGTVPLSLTLGPLTAITAGFAMIGRMGKGNSYTPAKLPPKPLVFWAYEGSPFCKLVREVLVELELPHIQRSCARGSPKRHELLKKAGHFQVPYLEDPNTGVNMFESAEIVEYLKQTYAA